In the genome of Nonlabens sp. MB-3u-79, one region contains:
- a CDS encoding alpha/beta hydrolase — protein sequence MTILKPAKLIITAILLLIFSTTVFAQKLEPKERILEPEHVIASKLTGKEYQLYISFPDSYSTKDTLSYPVLYVLDGRYSFYSILAAKEASDLSGSLEEVIIVGIGSGLDIQSWLKNRLYDYTPTINTARERALEKRWGFAAGELKSGGATKFLKSLKTEIIPFIDKHYKTNADRGISGHSLGGLFAAYCLINSDGYFTRFGINSPAFYWDNEKVLNQAVSQFTLNESFDMPATKVFISVGGNDKNDGNNYVSQMKKFQTSLKNADYENVDFNWQIFEGESHVSVYPAMISRTIMALYGNK from the coding sequence ATGACTATTTTAAAACCAGCAAAACTTATAATAACTGCAATTCTATTACTTATTTTTAGTACTACCGTATTTGCTCAAAAATTGGAGCCAAAAGAAAGAATACTAGAGCCAGAGCACGTAATAGCTTCTAAGTTAACGGGAAAAGAGTATCAATTGTACATCTCTTTTCCTGACAGTTATTCAACGAAAGACACACTTTCTTACCCAGTTTTATATGTTTTGGATGGCAGATATTCCTTTTACTCAATCTTAGCAGCAAAAGAGGCTTCAGATCTATCAGGATCTTTAGAAGAAGTCATCATTGTCGGCATTGGATCTGGATTAGACATCCAAAGTTGGTTGAAAAATAGACTGTACGATTATACTCCAACCATTAATACTGCTAGAGAAAGAGCCTTAGAAAAACGTTGGGGTTTTGCAGCAGGCGAATTAAAATCTGGAGGGGCTACTAAATTTCTAAAAAGTCTTAAAACCGAAATCATCCCATTTATTGACAAACATTACAAAACAAATGCTGATAGAGGGATTTCGGGACACTCGCTGGGAGGATTATTTGCTGCCTATTGTTTGATAAATTCTGATGGGTATTTCACCCGATTTGGTATCAACAGTCCTGCATTTTATTGGGACAATGAAAAAGTATTGAACCAAGCAGTTTCTCAATTTACTCTGAATGAATCTTTTGATATGCCTGCAACGAAAGTATTTATTTCGGTTGGTGGAAATGATAAAAATGATGGAAATAATTATGTTTCTCAAATGAAAAAATTTCAAACATCTCTTAAAAATGCTGATTATGAAAATGTAGATTTTAACTGGCAAATATTTGAAGGGGAGTCACATGTATCCGTATATCCTGCAATGATAAGTAGAACCATTATGGCGCTGTATGGTAATAAATGA